A genomic stretch from Candidatus Ishikawaella capsulata Mpkobe includes:
- a CDS encoding 2-oxo acid dehydrogenase subunit E2, producing MRGNVLMSIEIKLPDIGSDTVEVTDILVNVGEFVETDHPLITVEGDKASMEIPAPFAGIIKEINVSIGDKLNTGSNIMIFDKPDKSEYLIKDHIKDIKEKNTAVHHKDIVLPDIGNNEMEITEIKVKIGDNVSVEQTLIIIEGDKASIEIPAPFSGKVIMINVAVGDKVKTGLIIMVFEVVETENNKISKPLEKTLDSNSDLPIKNNNCYFPEYSYVHATPVIRRLAREFGIDLSNIIGTGRKGRILKEDLKSYINKLSLIDTNSVKTASSSSLPSVTQLNIDFSKFGEVEEIELSRIKKISGANLSKSWSTIPHVTHFDKYDITDLEGFRQKLILELKNNVDIKITPLVFIMKAVAYALKRIPHFNSSLSYDCQKLILKKYINIGVAVDTTKGLVVPVFKNVYEKGIIKLSEELIEMSKKARSGKLMINDMQGGCFTISSLGKLGTTAFTPIINTPEVAILGISKSHVEPVWNGKKFIPRLMLPISLSFDHRVIEGADAARFIAMVGNILTDIRRLIM from the coding sequence ATGAGAGGTAACGTATTAATGAGTATAGAAATTAAATTACCAGATATAGGTTCAGATACAGTTGAAGTTACAGATATTTTAGTTAATGTTGGAGAGTTCGTTGAAACGGATCATCCATTAATTACAGTAGAAGGGGACAAAGCTTCGATGGAAATACCGGCTCCTTTTGCTGGAATTATAAAAGAAATTAATGTTTCTATTGGTGATAAACTTAATACTGGTTCAAATATCATGATTTTTGACAAGCCAGATAAATCAGAATATCTGATAAAAGATCATATTAAGGATATTAAAGAAAAAAATACTGCTGTCCATCATAAAGATATTGTATTACCGGATATCGGCAATAATGAAATGGAAATAACCGAAATTAAAGTTAAAATAGGTGATAATGTATCTGTTGAACAAACTTTAATTATTATTGAAGGAGATAAAGCCTCTATAGAAATTCCAGCTCCTTTTTCTGGAAAGGTAATAATGATTAATGTTGCGGTAGGAGATAAAGTTAAAACCGGATTAATAATTATGGTTTTTGAAGTTGTAGAAACCGAAAATAATAAGATATCGAAACCATTGGAAAAAACTTTGGATTCTAATTCTGATTTACCGATTAAAAACAATAATTGTTATTTTCCAGAGTATTCTTACGTACACGCAACTCCAGTAATACGTCGGTTAGCACGAGAGTTTGGTATAGATTTATCAAACATTATAGGAACTGGACGTAAGGGTCGCATTTTAAAGGAAGATCTAAAATCTTATATAAATAAACTTTCGCTTATTGATACAAATTCAGTAAAAACAGCATCCAGCAGTTCCTTACCTTCAGTGACTCAGTTGAATATAGATTTCAGTAAATTTGGTGAAGTAGAAGAAATAGAATTAAGTAGAATAAAGAAAATTTCAGGTGCTAATTTAAGTAAAAGTTGGTCTACTATCCCCCATGTCACTCACTTTGATAAATATGATATTACTGATCTCGAAGGTTTTCGCCAAAAACTAATTCTAGAATTAAAGAATAATGTAGATATAAAAATTACCCCACTAGTTTTTATTATGAAAGCTGTAGCATATGCTTTAAAAAGAATTCCACATTTCAACAGCTCTCTTTCTTATGATTGTCAAAAGTTAATTTTAAAAAAATACATTAATATTGGTGTAGCAGTAGATACTACAAAAGGTTTAGTAGTGCCAGTATTTAAGAACGTTTATGAGAAAGGAATTATAAAATTATCAGAAGAACTAATCGAGATGTCTAAAAAAGCTAGATCCGGTAAATTAATGATTAATGATATGCAAGGTGGGTGTTTCACTATCTCTAGTTTAGGTAAATTAGGAACTACTGCTTTTACTCCCATAATCAATACTCCTGAAGTAGCAATTTTAGGAATTTCTAAATCGCATGTGGAACCTGTTTGGAATGGTAAAAAATTTATTCCACGATTAATGTTACCTATTTCTCTTTCTTTTGATCATCGTGTAATTGAAGGAGCTGATGCTGCACGCTTTATTGCTATGGTAGGGAATATTTTAACAGATATTCGTCGTTTGATAATGTGA
- the aceE gene encoding pyruvate dehydrogenase (acetyl-transferring), homodimeric type, with the protein MSENLYHDVDQIETRDWIQAIESVIREEGIDRAHYLINQVIHVAQKRGVQISLENPLISNYMNSIPFEQEPDYPGNIILERNIRSAIRWNAIMIVLKASKKDLELGGHISSFQSSATLYEVCFNHFFRASNEKNGGDLVYFQGHISPGIYARAFLEGRITEEQMNNFRQEIHGKGLSSYPHPKLMPNFWQFPTVSMGLGPISAIYQAKFLKYLQHRNLKNTAHQKVYSFLGDGEMDEPESKGAITIATREKLDNLVFIINCNLQRLDGPVTGNGKIINELEGIFKGAGWEVIKLIWGSSWDKLLDRDKSGQLIKLMNETVDGDYQNFKSRDGAYIRKYFFGKYPETANLVKDMSDEEIFSLNLGGHDSKKIYAAIRKAHQIKGKPTVILAHTIKGYGMGKIAECKNISHQIKKINIEDIRYIRDRFNIPIKDEDLDKLPYVTFKQDSPENKYLHNRRTILGGYLPKRAKIFTDELKIPSLQIFMSLLNKQNKKISTTITFVRILNLLLKNNDIKDRIVPILADEARTFGMEGLFRQIGIYNPNGQKYTPQDREQIAYYREDKKGQILQEGISELGAGASWLAAATSYSTNNLPMIPFYIYYSIFGFQRIGDLLWAAGDQQARGFLIGGTSGRTTLNGEGLQHEDGHSHIQALTVPNCISYDPTYTYELAIIIHHGLLRMYGEAQENIYYYITTLNENYDMPAMPQGVEKGICKGIYKLETLVGHNGKVQLLGSGAILREVRKAALILQDEYSISSDVFSVTSFTELAREGQDCQRWNLLHPNETPRIPYITQVVNGNVPVIASTDYMRLFADQVRKFIIADYYVLGTDGYGLSDSRKNLRHYFEIDAPYIVITSLNALAKSHIIDKNILSEAILRFNMNTDKANPRLV; encoded by the coding sequence ATGTCAGAAAATTTATATCATGACGTGGATCAGATCGAAACTCGTGACTGGATACAGGCTATCGAATCGGTTATCCGTGAAGAAGGTATTGATAGAGCACATTATCTTATCAATCAGGTGATTCATGTTGCTCAAAAAAGAGGTGTTCAGATATCTCTTGAAAATCCCCTAATTAGCAATTATATGAACTCTATTCCTTTTGAACAAGAGCCTGATTATCCAGGTAATATCATTTTAGAACGCAACATTCGCTCTGCTATCCGTTGGAATGCTATTATGATTGTTTTAAAAGCATCAAAGAAAGATTTAGAATTAGGTGGTCACATATCTTCTTTTCAATCTTCAGCAACACTTTATGAAGTATGTTTTAATCATTTTTTTAGGGCAAGTAATGAAAAAAATGGAGGTGATCTGGTATATTTTCAAGGACATATCTCACCAGGTATTTATGCTCGTGCTTTTCTAGAAGGGCGTATAACAGAAGAGCAAATGAATAATTTTCGTCAAGAAATACATGGTAAAGGTTTATCCTCATATCCTCATCCCAAATTAATGCCTAATTTTTGGCAATTTCCTACTGTTTCCATGGGGCTTGGTCCCATATCTGCTATATATCAAGCTAAATTTTTGAAGTATTTACAACACCGTAATTTAAAAAATACTGCTCATCAAAAAGTTTATTCTTTTCTTGGTGATGGTGAGATGGATGAACCAGAATCTAAAGGTGCAATTACCATTGCTACTCGTGAAAAGTTGGATAACTTAGTCTTTATTATAAATTGTAATTTACAACGTCTTGACGGGCCTGTTACTGGTAATGGTAAAATAATTAATGAGTTAGAAGGAATATTTAAAGGTGCAGGTTGGGAAGTAATTAAATTAATTTGGGGCAGTAGCTGGGATAAACTACTAGATAGAGATAAAAGTGGTCAGCTTATTAAATTGATGAATGAAACAGTCGATGGTGACTATCAAAATTTTAAATCTAGAGATGGTGCTTATATACGTAAGTATTTTTTCGGTAAGTACCCTGAAACAGCCAACTTAGTAAAAGATATGTCTGATGAAGAAATTTTCTCTTTAAACCTAGGAGGGCACGATTCAAAAAAAATTTATGCGGCTATCAGAAAAGCTCATCAAATTAAAGGTAAACCAACAGTGATATTAGCACATACTATTAAAGGATATGGTATGGGTAAAATTGCAGAATGTAAAAATATTTCTCATCAAATAAAAAAAATTAATATAGAAGATATTCGTTATATTAGAGATCGTTTTAATATTCCAATAAAAGATGAAGACTTAGATAAGCTACCGTATGTAACATTTAAACAAGATTCTCCTGAAAATAAGTATTTACATAATAGACGGACGATATTAGGGGGATACTTGCCAAAACGTGCAAAAATTTTTACCGATGAGCTTAAAATACCAAGTTTACAAATATTTATGTCTTTGCTAAATAAACAAAATAAAAAAATTTCCACTACAATAACTTTTGTGAGAATTTTAAATTTATTATTGAAAAATAACGATATCAAAGATCGAATAGTGCCTATTTTAGCAGATGAAGCTAGAACTTTTGGAATGGAAGGATTATTTCGTCAGATAGGTATTTATAATCCTAATGGTCAAAAATATACTCCACAGGATCGAGAACAAATAGCATATTATAGAGAAGATAAGAAAGGTCAAATATTACAAGAGGGGATTAGCGAATTAGGTGCTGGCGCTTCTTGGTTAGCGGCTGCAACTTCTTATAGCACTAATAATTTACCCATGATTCCTTTCTATATATATTATTCTATTTTTGGATTTCAACGTATAGGTGATCTTCTTTGGGCTGCTGGAGATCAGCAGGCACGGGGTTTTCTCATAGGAGGGACTTCTGGTCGTACTACCTTAAATGGTGAAGGATTGCAACATGAAGATGGTCATAGTCATATTCAAGCATTAACTGTTCCTAACTGTATCTCTTATGATCCTACTTATACTTATGAATTAGCAATAATCATACATCATGGTTTATTACGCATGTATGGAGAAGCACAGGAAAATATTTATTATTATATAACTACATTAAATGAAAACTATGATATGCCTGCTATGCCCCAAGGAGTTGAAAAAGGGATTTGTAAAGGTATTTATAAACTTGAAACTTTAGTAGGTCATAATGGTAAAGTTCAGCTTTTAGGTTCAGGAGCCATATTGCGCGAGGTAAGAAAAGCGGCACTCATTCTTCAAGATGAGTATTCTATTAGTTCAGATGTTTTTAGTGTAACTTCTTTTACAGAACTTGCACGTGAAGGACAAGATTGTCAACGTTGGAATTTACTCCATCCTAATGAAACTCCTCGTATACCTTATATTACGCAAGTAGTAAATGGTAATGTGCCAGTTATCGCCTCAACTGATTACATGAGACTTTTTGCTGATCAGGTAAGGAAATTTATAATAGCTGATTATTACGTATTGGGCACTGATGGTTATGGTCTTTCTGATAGTAGAAAAAACTTACGTCATTATTTTGAAATAGATGCTCCTTATATAGTTATAACTTCCTTGAATGCATTGGCTAAAAGCCATATAATTGATAAAAATATTTTATCAGAAGCAATACTAAGATTTAATATGAATACAGATAAAGCCAACCCACGTCTGGTATGA
- the coaE gene encoding dephospho-CoA kinase (Dephospho-CoA kinase (CoaE) performs the final step in coenzyme A biosynthesis.) yields the protein MSYIVALTGGIASGKTTISKIFCNFGVNIIDTDIIARELVEPGTLALSRIIRRYGNKILNNNGLLRRSHLKKIIFNNANEKKWLNQLMHPLIQKRVEFLKQQTTSPWVLWVVPLLVENNLQNQADRILLVDVSKQIQLNRLLKRDGMTKKQATNIIAQQASRQQRLKIADDIICNDNTKKDLLPIITKLNEKYLSLANIKK from the coding sequence ATGTCTTATATAGTTGCTTTGACTGGAGGAATTGCTAGTGGTAAAACCACTATTTCCAAAATTTTTTGTAATTTTGGTGTTAATATTATTGATACAGATATTATAGCTAGAGAATTAGTAGAACCAGGAACACTAGCCTTGAGTAGGATAATTAGACGATATGGAAATAAAATTTTAAATAATAATGGATTACTTCGTAGATCTCATTTGAAAAAAATTATTTTTAATAACGCTAACGAAAAAAAATGGTTAAATCAACTAATGCATCCTCTTATTCAGAAACGTGTAGAATTTTTAAAACAACAGACTACTTCACCATGGGTTTTATGGGTCGTGCCACTTTTAGTAGAAAATAACTTACAAAATCAAGCAGATCGTATTTTATTAGTAGATGTTAGTAAACAAATACAGTTGAATCGCCTCTTAAAACGTGATGGTATGACTAAAAAACAAGCCACAAATATAATTGCTCAACAAGCTTCTCGTCAACAAAGATTAAAAATTGCTGATGATATTATCTGTAACGATAATACAAAAAAGGATTTGCTTCCTATTATAACTAAACTTAATGAAAAATATTTATCATTAGCTAATATAAAGAAATAA
- a CDS encoding DNA gyrase inhibitor YacG, producing the protein MSVLFIRDIMKKQIINVFCPYCRKLTQWNLNKWRPFCSQRCQLIDLAKWTANDRDMKK; encoded by the coding sequence ATGAGTGTATTGTTTATAAGGGATATAATGAAAAAGCAAATAATCAATGTATTTTGTCCATATTGTAGAAAATTGACTCAGTGGAATCTTAATAAGTGGAGGCCTTTCTGTAGCCAACGTTGCCAGCTAATTGATTTAGCAAAATGGACCGCAAATGATAGAGATATGAAGAAATAA
- the ftsA gene encoding cell division protein FtsA, whose translation MIKAMDRKLVVGLEIGTAKVTVLVGQILPDNMINIIGVGSCLSRGMDKGNVNNLDELVKCVQCAVKQAELMANCQISSVYLAISSKYINCQNEIGMIPIAEEEVTQYDVENVVHNAQSVRILDEHRILHVIPQDYLIDYQEGIKNPIGLSGVRMQAKVHLITCHNMITKNIIKVVESCQLKVDQLIFSGLASSMAVLNQDERELGVCVIDIGCGTMDIALYTDGALRHTKVIPYAANLVTRDIAYAFSIPPSDAETIKISYGCFLESIADNETIEIPSIGGRPSRILERKTLASVIEPRYNELLNLVNDEILKIQEKLRQQGIKYQLIAGIVLTGGGAQIKGITSCAKDIFHTQVRIGQPLNITGVEISVGEPYYSTVVGLLHYGKELYLSSESEIQKEASIVNWFRKFKSWLKKEF comes from the coding sequence ATGATCAAGGCAATGGACAGAAAACTAGTAGTGGGTCTAGAAATAGGTACCGCCAAAGTCACAGTCTTGGTTGGGCAAATTTTACCTGATAATATGATAAATATTATCGGAGTAGGGAGTTGCCTTTCTCGTGGTATGGATAAAGGGAATGTTAATAATCTTGATGAATTAGTAAAATGTGTGCAATGTGCAGTTAAACAAGCTGAATTAATGGCAAATTGTCAAATTTCTTCTGTGTATCTCGCCATATCTAGCAAATATATCAATTGCCAAAATGAAATTGGTATGATTCCCATTGCTGAAGAGGAGGTTACTCAATATGATGTTGAAAATGTAGTACATAACGCACAATCTGTACGTATACTCGATGAACACCGTATTTTACATGTAATTCCTCAAGATTATTTAATTGATTATCAGGAAGGTATTAAAAATCCAATCGGACTATCTGGTGTACGCATGCAAGCTAAAGTACATTTGATTACTTGTCATAATATGATTACAAAAAACATTATTAAAGTGGTAGAAAGTTGTCAATTAAAAGTAGATCAATTAATTTTTTCAGGATTAGCTTCTAGTATGGCAGTATTAAACCAAGATGAACGTGAATTAGGTGTATGTGTTATTGATATTGGCTGTGGTACTATGGATATAGCACTTTACACAGATGGTGCATTACGACATACAAAAGTTATCCCTTATGCAGCTAATTTGGTAACAAGAGATATTGCTTATGCTTTTAGCATACCACCATCGGATGCAGAAACTATTAAAATTAGTTATGGTTGTTTTTTAGAATCTATAGCTGATAATGAAACTATTGAAATCCCCAGTATAGGAGGACGTCCCTCACGTATATTGGAACGCAAAACTCTGGCTTCAGTAATTGAACCGCGTTATAATGAACTGCTTAATTTAGTTAATGATGAAATTTTAAAGATTCAAGAAAAGTTACGTCAGCAGGGAATTAAGTATCAGCTAATTGCAGGGATTGTGCTAACAGGTGGTGGCGCACAAATAAAGGGAATTACGAGTTGCGCTAAAGATATTTTTCATACTCAAGTACGCATAGGTCAACCATTAAATATTACTGGAGTAGAAATTTCTGTTGGAGAACCATATTATTCAACTGTAGTTGGTTTATTACACTATGGAAAAGAACTTTACTTGTCTAGTGAATCAGAAATACAAAAAGAAGCTTCAATTGTTAATTGGTTTAGAAAATTTAAGAGTTGGCTAAAAAAAGAATTTTAA
- a CDS encoding cell division protein FtsQ/DivIB, translated as MLKCIEYKPSFLLHKGVVICKMQYVTAKDLYQTILQSFINNFIKQPFHYLPSIKNIIHKQWPDDLKSIGTKSVPVACWNNSSMLDKNGITFYINSKNIINKESLPMLYGPQNNEKEVLINYNHMKELLKICNIFPKIISMSEWHSWYFITNNEIKVILGRNNIDNKLQIFIKLYPTLMKEANMENKYIEYIDLRYNSGAAVHWLSRHNKSVN; from the coding sequence GTGCTAAAGTGTATAGAGTATAAACCATCCTTTCTGTTACACAAAGGTGTTGTCATTTGTAAGATGCAATATGTTACAGCAAAAGATTTATACCAAACAATTTTACAATCATTTATAAATAATTTTATAAAACAGCCATTTCACTATTTGCCATCTATAAAAAATATTATTCATAAACAATGGCCAGATGATTTAAAAAGTATTGGTACAAAATCTGTTCCAGTAGCTTGCTGGAACAATTCATCTATGTTAGATAAAAATGGTATCACTTTTTATATAAATTCAAAAAATATTATCAATAAAGAATCCTTGCCAATGTTGTACGGACCGCAAAATAATGAGAAAGAAGTATTAATAAATTATAATCATATGAAAGAACTCCTTAAAATATGCAATATTTTTCCTAAAATCATTTCAATGAGCGAGTGGCATTCTTGGTATTTTATTACTAATAATGAAATAAAGGTTATTCTAGGACGTAATAATATTGATAACAAACTACAAATATTTATTAAACTTTATCCCACGCTAATGAAAGAGGCTAATATGGAAAACAAGTACATAGAGTATATTGACTTACGTTATAATTCGGGAGCAGCTGTTCATTGGTTATCAAGACATAATAAATCCGTAAATTAA
- a CDS encoding D-alanine--D-alanine ligase, translating into MAEKIAVLMGGTSNERNISLMSGKTVLQSMREIGINAYPIDTKNYPVIDLKKDGFDKAFIALHGGKGEDGHLQAILDFINIKHTGNSVITSAITMDKIRTKLLWQGSKLPTSNFIKINRENIKKCLDPDIQEAITALNLPLFVKPNCSGSSIGISKINNLKKLYSAVKKASYHDEEVLIETFLSGPEYTVGIIGEKILPSVRIQANKEFYNYEAKYITNDTQYFCPSGLTNNREQELQSLAYSAWKILGGNKWGRVDVMMDEEDKFHLLEVNTSPGMTYQSLIPRAAKQLGWSFSDLIMYILQLADNIV; encoded by the coding sequence ATGGCCGAAAAGATTGCAGTATTGATGGGAGGTACTTCTAATGAGAGAAATATTTCCTTGATGTCAGGTAAAACTGTATTACAAAGTATGCGTGAAATAGGTATTAACGCATACCCCATAGATACTAAAAATTATCCTGTAATAGATCTAAAAAAAGATGGTTTTGATAAAGCTTTTATCGCACTACACGGAGGTAAGGGTGAAGATGGTCATTTACAGGCTATTTTAGATTTTATTAATATCAAGCATACTGGTAACAGTGTAATTACTTCGGCAATTACTATGGATAAAATAAGAACTAAGCTATTGTGGCAAGGCAGCAAATTACCAACTAGTAATTTTATTAAGATTAATCGAGAAAATATTAAAAAATGTTTAGACCCTGACATACAGGAAGCAATTACTGCGTTAAATCTACCATTATTCGTTAAACCTAATTGTTCAGGTTCTAGTATAGGAATTAGTAAAATAAATAACTTAAAAAAGTTATATTCAGCTGTAAAAAAAGCATCTTATCATGATGAAGAGGTTTTAATTGAAACTTTTCTTAGTGGTCCAGAATACACCGTAGGTATTATTGGAGAAAAAATATTGCCATCAGTACGTATTCAAGCAAATAAAGAATTCTATAATTATGAAGCTAAATATATTACTAATGATACTCAGTATTTTTGTCCTAGTGGTTTGACTAATAATAGGGAACAAGAATTACAATCATTAGCATATTCTGCCTGGAAAATATTAGGTGGTAACAAATGGGGACGAGTGGATGTTATGATGGATGAAGAAGATAAATTTCACCTACTAGAAGTTAATACATCTCCGGGGATGACTTATCAAAGTTTAATACCTAGAGCAGCGAAACAACTCGGTTGGAGTTTTTCAGACCTCATAATGTATATTTTACAACTTGCTGATAATATTGTATAA
- the murC gene encoding UDP-N-acetylmuramate--L-alanine ligase, which translates to MNISQLSREHFLSPMHRYIKHIHFVGIGGIGMSGLAIVLANEGYRISGSDLVSNKIIDHLITLGAKIYFNHHAENINNANLIVVSSAVPKNNPELIAAQKYYIPIISRAEMLAEIMRFRYGIAISGTHGKTTTTSMIVSIYEDAGLNPTFISGGFIKRLGNANLGNSAYFITEADESDASFLYLQPIVSIVTNIEADHMDTYKGNFEELKNSFIKFIHNLPLYGRVIMCLDDRVIRDLISSIKRKVITYGFTNDADIYITEYKQEGRKVNFCLIVKDQDIMHVTLNQPGYHNALNATAAIATALEEGIDNKIILRSLENFQGIARRFDILGEFKTNSINGIDGSVILIEDYGHHPTEIEATIKAVREGWPEKKLIMIFQPHRYTRTRDLFSEFVNVLEKVNILLILEVYSAGENYIPGADSLSLCQKISNNGKITPIFLSDQNLITTILAEILSGNDIILVQGAGNIDKIAHRLANVILSPINSPE; encoded by the coding sequence ATGAACATATCACAATTATCAAGAGAACACTTTTTATCTCCAATGCACCGTTATATTAAACATATTCATTTTGTAGGTATTGGCGGTATTGGTATGTCAGGTCTTGCTATAGTATTGGCAAATGAAGGCTATCGTATTAGTGGTTCCGATTTAGTATCTAATAAGATTATAGATCATTTGATTACATTAGGAGCAAAAATTTATTTTAATCATCATGCAGAAAATATAAATAATGCAAATCTAATAGTAGTTTCTAGTGCAGTACCAAAAAATAATCCAGAATTAATAGCCGCTCAAAAATACTATATCCCAATTATTAGTAGAGCTGAAATGTTAGCAGAAATTATGAGATTTCGATATGGAATTGCTATTTCTGGAACTCATGGAAAAACTACCACTACATCTATGATTGTAAGTATTTATGAAGATGCAGGATTGAATCCGACTTTTATAAGTGGAGGTTTCATTAAAAGATTAGGTAATGCTAATTTAGGTAACAGTGCTTATTTTATTACAGAAGCTGATGAAAGCGATGCTTCTTTTTTATATTTGCAACCTATAGTATCTATAGTAACTAATATAGAAGCTGATCATATGGATACTTATAAAGGAAATTTTGAAGAATTAAAAAATTCTTTTATTAAATTTATACATAATTTACCATTATATGGTAGAGTAATTATGTGTTTAGATGATAGAGTAATCCGGGATTTAATATCCTCTATAAAAAGAAAAGTCATTACTTATGGATTTACTAATGATGCTGATATATACATTACAGAATATAAACAAGAAGGTCGAAAAGTAAATTTCTGTCTAATAGTAAAAGATCAAGATATAATGCATGTTACACTTAACCAGCCTGGTTATCATAATGCTCTAAATGCTACGGCTGCTATTGCTACAGCTCTAGAAGAAGGTATAGATAATAAAATAATATTAAGATCTCTGGAAAACTTTCAAGGAATAGCGCGACGTTTTGATATATTAGGTGAATTCAAAACTAATTCAATTAATGGTATTGATGGTAGTGTGATATTAATTGAGGATTATGGGCATCACCCAACTGAAATTGAGGCCACTATAAAAGCTGTGCGTGAAGGATGGCCTGAAAAAAAACTAATAATGATTTTTCAACCGCATCGTTATACTAGAACTAGAGATCTGTTTTCGGAATTTGTTAATGTTCTAGAAAAAGTAAATATATTATTAATATTAGAAGTTTATTCAGCAGGAGAAAATTATATACCAGGAGCGGATAGTTTATCATTATGTCAGAAAATATCGAACAATGGTAAAATAACTCCTATTTTTCTTTCTGATCAAAATTTAATAACTACAATATTAGCAGAGATACTATCTGGTAACGATATTATTTTAGTTCAAGGAGCGGGTAATATTGATAAAATTGCGCATAGATTAGCGAATGTGATATTAAGTCCAATAAATTCACCGGAATAA
- the murG gene encoding undecaprenyldiphospho-muramoylpentapeptide beta-N-acetylglucosaminyltransferase → MNKKIIIVAGGTGGHIFPGLAVAYYLRTQGWQIRWLGTSVRMEADLLPKYGIEIDFISIDNIRGTGLKNLLKTPFKIFHAWQQACAIMQKYKPDIVLTMGGYISGPCGLAAFTCNIPLILHEQNSIAGITNKLLAKFANKVTQGFPSAFPDAKVVGNPIRSSILKIPLPFLQRLKYRTGPIRILIMGGSQGAHILNQTIPKVCAQLGNNIMIWHQVGKGNLKNTLNLYKKLKIKISYRICEFIDDIAEAYEWADVVICRSGALTVTELTTVGLPAILVPFPHNDKQQYLNAIPLEKSGIAKIIEQSKFNVESVVHILSKCNRNRLLEIAKKHRIPTVLNSTQQLAEEIIKTVNQY, encoded by the coding sequence GTGAATAAAAAAATTATTATTGTAGCAGGGGGTACCGGTGGACATATATTTCCTGGATTAGCTGTTGCTTATTATCTTAGGACACAAGGTTGGCAAATTCGTTGGTTAGGTACATCAGTCAGAATGGAAGCTGACTTGTTGCCGAAGTACGGTATTGAAATTGATTTTATTAGCATAGATAATATACGGGGTACAGGATTAAAAAATTTATTAAAAACACCTTTTAAAATTTTTCATGCTTGGCAACAAGCATGTGCAATAATGCAGAAATATAAGCCTGATATTGTACTTACAATGGGTGGGTATATTTCAGGTCCATGTGGATTAGCAGCTTTTACTTGTAATATTCCACTAATTTTACATGAGCAAAATAGCATTGCTGGAATTACTAATAAATTGCTAGCTAAATTTGCTAATAAAGTTACACAAGGGTTTCCAAGTGCTTTCCCTGATGCAAAAGTAGTAGGTAATCCTATTCGTAGTAGCATTTTAAAAATACCCTTACCTTTTTTACAAAGGTTAAAATATCGTACTGGTCCTATCCGTATATTAATTATGGGTGGTAGCCAAGGGGCGCATATTTTAAATCAGACTATACCCAAGGTTTGCGCTCAATTAGGTAATAATATTATGATATGGCATCAAGTAGGAAAGGGTAATTTAAAAAATACACTTAATCTATACAAAAAACTAAAAATAAAGATATCTTATAGGATATGTGAATTTATTGATGATATAGCTGAAGCTTACGAGTGGGCTGACGTAGTTATCTGTCGTTCTGGTGCTTTGACTGTTACTGAATTAACTACCGTAGGATTACCTGCTATTTTGGTTCCTTTTCCACATAATGATAAACAACAATACTTGAATGCTATACCCTTAGAAAAATCTGGAATAGCTAAAATTATTGAACAATCAAAATTTAATGTAGAGTCAGTTGTGCATATACTTAGTAAGTGTAATAGAAATAGATTATTAGAGATAGCAAAAAAACACCGGATTCCAACGGTGCTAAATTCTACTCAACAATTAGCCGAGGAAATAATAAAAACCGTAAATCAATATTAA